In the Pirellulales bacterium genome, GCGCGGCGCATTGGCAATGACCTTGTGGGCTGGCGTGAGCGTGTCGATATATACGACACCCACCACGTCATAACGGCCCTGCATGGGGACGCAAATCGCCTCGCGGACCCCCATTTGCAAAATACTGGCGGCGGTGTCCCAGCGTTGGTCTTCGCGGGCATCGCTGGTGAGCACACCTTCCTTGTTTTGCAGAACATAGTCCAAGATCGTTTGGCTGATGTTCATTTGCTCGTCCCCCTGGGTACGATGTCGATCGCGCCGCACCTTGGGCACAAGACGTTTGGATTCAGCTTCCACCAGCATGACGCAGCCGCGATCGGCCTCGACCCATTCGAAAATCAACTGCATGATGCGGCTGAGCAGTTGGTCGATATCCAACGTGTGGCTGACGGCCAACGCCGTGCGGTACATCACTTGCAAATTACTGCGCGCCCGGGCCAGCCAGGGATTTTCTGAGGCATCGACTGAAGGCGTCCATAAAACGCTCCCTTCGCGCTGCGACAGCGATTGCACGATGCGCGACTCGCCGCTGGTTTGGGCGGCGCTGACAATGTGCACGCGCTGGCCGATGTTCTGCGGACCGCTGTCGCCGGGGCCGGTAAACAACATCACGGTGCGGCCCAGTTGCACTTGATCGCCGCTGGCCAATTCCTTTTCGTCGACACGCTGGTTGTTGACAAAGGTGCCGTTGGAGCTGCTCAAATCAGCCAAGAAAAACTTTTCGCCCTGGCAACGGATTTCGGCATGGCGGCGTGAGACTTCGGTATCGTGCAGTTGAATTCGATTGCCTGCTTCGCGCCCCAAAAACAGAGCGCCGGCGCCGGCATCCAACTCGAAGCGGACCCCCTGATCCGGACCCTGAATGATAAACAGCGAAGCCACGGGAAACGCTCAGAAGCAGTTAGCAATTAGCGATTAGCCGGAAAAAGCAAAACAGCGGCTGCCATAGCAATTGCTAGCTGCCAATTGCCAATCGCTAGTCGCTTTTTTACGCTGCCGCGCGGCCGTAACGCTCACAGAGCAGT is a window encoding:
- a CDS encoding FHA domain-containing protein; translated protein: MASLFIIQGPDQGVRFELDAGAGALFLGREAGNRIQLHDTEVSRRHAEIRCQGEKFFLADLSSSNGTFVNNQRVDEKELASGDQVQLGRTVMLFTGPGDSGPQNIGQRVHIVSAAQTSGESRIVQSLSQREGSVLWTPSVDASENPWLARARSNLQVMYRTALAVSHTLDIDQLLSRIMQLIFEWVEADRGCVMLVEAESKRLVPKVRRDRHRTQGDEQMNISQTILDYVLQNKEGVLTSDAREDQRWDTAASILQMGVREAICVPMQGRYDVVGVVYIDTLTPAHKVIANAPR